The following are encoded together in the Peromyscus leucopus breed LL Stock chromosome 1, UCI_PerLeu_2.1, whole genome shotgun sequence genome:
- the LOC114706661 gene encoding LOW QUALITY PROTEIN: T-cell ecto-ADP-ribosyltransferase 2-like (The sequence of the model RefSeq protein was modified relative to this genomic sequence to represent the inferred CDS: inserted 1 base in 1 codon) translates to MFLKLKMTSLLDSKVHTFLLTWFFIQQVTGLTEPSKLDMAPNAFDDQYEGCVEEMENKAPQLLQEDFDMNEQLKLEWEKAEKRWKEIKNTTSNPKGFHDFHGTALVAYTGKIHEGFNRAVREFRKNPDNFHYKAFHYYLTRALQLLSNQSCHSVYRGTKNKFRYSGXGSVRFGQFASSTSVWQVAVSPEFLSKHGTLFDIKTCLGVDIKTFSLFPHEEEVLIPVYEVYHKVTVTQNAKGSDKIFLDSPKRKKSNFNCYYSGSIEVDSGFIEIDNIDFSSSGARDSRAFLLLVVLPGLLVQLLPLAEL, encoded by the exons ATGTTCTTGAAGTTGAAGATGACTTCTCTTCTAGACTCAAAAGTTCACACGTTCCTCCTGACTTGGTTTTTCATCCAGCAG GTGACAGGCCTGACTGAGCCTTCCAAACTGGACATGGCTCCCAATGCATTTGATGATCAGTATGAGGGCTGTGTTGAAGAAATGGAGAATAAAGCACCCCAGCTGTTACAAGAAGACTTCGACATGAATGAGCAATTAAAACTTGAGtgggaaaaggcagagaaaagatggaaggagatAAAAAATACAACGAGCAATCCCAAAGGTTTCCATGACTTCCACGGAACGGCTTTAGTGGCCTACACCGGGAAAATCCATGAAGGTTTTAACAGAGCTGTTAGAGAATTCAGGAAAAATCCTGACAACTTCCATTACAAGGCCTTCCATTACTACCTAACAAGAGCCCTTCAGCTTCTGAGTAACCAGAGTTGTCACTCAGTTTACAGAGGCACCAAGAACAAGTTTCGTTACAGTG AGGGTTCTGTGCGGTTTGGGCAGTTCGCTTCCTCCACTTCAGTTTGGCAAGTTGCTGTTTCTCCagaatttttaagtaaacatggGACACTGTTTGACATCAAAACCTGCTTGGGGGTTGATATAAAAACATTCTCCTTATTCCCTCATGAAGAGGAGGTATTAATTCCAGTCTATGAAGTATATCACAAAGTAACTGTAACACAAAATGCAAAAGGGTCTGACAAAATTTTCCTGGactcccccaaaagaaagaagagcaacTTCAATTGCTACTATAGTGGATCTATTGAAGTCGACAGCGGTTTTATTGAAATAGACAACATTGATTTCAGCAGCTCAG GAGCCAGAGACAGCCGGGCATTCTTGCTGCTTGTGGTGCTACCTGGTCTCCTGGTGCAGCTGCTGCCTCTTGCTGAGCTGTAG